The nucleotide window TGCCGGGGCCGCCGTCGCCTATGTGGACTTTGATCCCGCCCTTGCCGAGGAGGCGGCCAACGCCGCAGCCCTGCGCGGGGTGAAGGCCGTTGGCCTTGCGGCGGACGTGGCGGACTATGCCGCCGTGGAAGCTGCCGCCAGCGCCGCTGTTGCGGCGCTGGGGCCGGTCACGGTGCTGGTCAACAATGCCGGCATCTCGCCCAAGGGAGGGGCCGACGGGCGCCGCGCCGAGGCGCCCGACATGGACCCGGCCGAATGGCGGCGGGTGATCGACGTGAACCTCACCGGCGCCTTCAATTGCGTGCGGGCGCTTTCGCCGGGCATGAAGGCACTGGGGCAGGGTCGCATCATCAACATCTCTTCGGTGGCCGGGCGCACCTATTGCGACATCGTGGGGGTGCATTATGCCGCCTCCAAAGCCGCCCTCATCGGCTTCACCAAGCATCTGGCGGGGGAGCTGGGGCCTTATGGGATAACGGTGAACGCCATCGCCCCCGGCCGCATCGACACCCCCATGGTGCGGGGCACCGCCACCGCCGCCAACGAGGCGGTGCGGCTGGTGACACCCCTGCGCCGCCTCGGCCAGCCGGAGGAGGTGGCGGAGGTCTGCCGCTTCCTGTCCTCGGACGCCGCCGCCTTCGTCACCGGCCAGGTCATCGACGTGGCCGGCGGCTGGCTCATGACCTGAAGTTCGGGAGGATCTCCATGTTCGACTTCAGAAATCGCACCCTGCTGCTCACCGGCGCCAACGGCGGCATCTCCCGTGCCATCGCGCAGACCTTCTTCGCGCTCGGCGCCAATTGCGTGCTCACCGACCTGGACGAGGCCGGCATCGCTGCCTTCGCCCTTGAGCTCGACCCCACAGGCGCCCGCGCCGTCGGCATCCGGCAGGATGCGGCCGACCCCGCCGACGCCGACCGCGCCCTCGCTCTGGTGAAGGAGCGCTTCGGCGCGCTCGACGTGCTGGTCACCTCCGCCGGCCTCTACCGCGACCGCAAGGTGGCGGAGATGACGGACGCGCACTGGCGCACCGGCATCGCGGTCAATCTCGACGGGGTGTTCTACACCTGCCGCGCCGCCATCCCCCATTTCTCCGAGAGTGCCGCCATCGTGAACGTGGCCTCCATGGCGGGGCATCGCGGCAGCGTGGGGCATGCGGACTATGCGGCGGCCAAGGGGGCGGTGCTCAACTTCTCCCGCACGCTGGCCATGGAGCTGGCGCCCCGGGTGCGGGTGAATTCTGTCTCCCCCGGTCTCATCGACACGCCCATGGTGCGCGGCCTGATGGACGCCAACGGCGCGGCGCTGATTGCCGGCACGCCGGCGAAGCGGCTCGGCACGCCGCAGGAGGTCGCCCGCGTGGTGGCCTTCCTCGCCTCCGACTGGGCCAGCTTCGTCACCGGCGAGACGGTCCACGTGAACGGTGGTCTTTATATTGCCAGTTGAGTCGCGCCATCTTGTGTGTGGCGCAGCCGGCTGAGCTAGGAGCAACGGATGGCCCAACCCCGCGACATCATCGGCCGGGCGCCCTCCCTCGCCGAGACGCTGGCGCACCGGCTCCGGGAGGAGATCGCTTCCGGCCGCCTCCAGCCGGGCGAGCGACTGCCCACCGAGCACCAGATGGCGGAGACCTACGGCGTCAGCCGGCCCATCGTGCGCGAGGCGGTGGGGCGGCTGAAGCATGACGGCCTCGTCACCACGCGCCAGGGCGCGGGCGCATTCGTGGCCGAGCCGGGGGCAGCCTCCACCTTCCGGCTCGACATCGCCGATTTCAGCGACAAGGTGGAGATGCGCGCCATCGTGGAACTGCTGATGGCGGTGGAGGCCACCGCCACCGCCCATGCCGCCGTGCGCCGCTCGGAGGCGGATCTCGCCCGCATCGGGGAGCAGCTCGACGCCATGCAGGAGGCCGTCGACCGCGGCGAGCCGGGCGTGGACGAGGACATGGCCTTCCACCGCGCCATCGTGGAGGCGACGGGCAATCCCTATTTCCGCGACCTGTCCCAGTTTCTCGACCACCGGGTGCGCCATTTCATCCGCACCGCGCGGGCGAACTCGGCGCGGCTCGGCGGCTTGCCCCAGGCGGTGCAGCGCGAGCATGAGGCCATCTTCGCCGCCATCGAGAAGAAGGACCCTGTCGCCGCCCGCGCCGCTGCCGAGGAGCACCTGCGCAACGCCGCCGCCCGGCTCGCGGTTTATCTGGGGCCGTAGCGGGCTGGAGCATTTGATCGGCGTGGCGTGCAGCGGAGCCTTGTTGCGCTGCCGATGAGCCCCTTCCCGCCGTACGGGGGAGGGCAGGGTGGGGGCTGGAGGTTTCCGCGATCGCGGCCCTGCGGGGCAGATGCGCGTTCCATTTCGGTACACCGCTTGCCCATGGCCGATACGCAGCCGGAACGCAGCGTGTCCGAATCGGCTCTTGCCGTCGTTTCCCGGTTCGTTCTTTCCGGGGGTTTTGGTTCAGCGCCGGAGGTTTCGCCCTCACCCCAGTCCTCCCTCGCAGGCGGGAAAGGGGGACACGCCGGCGCTTTCCGACCCGTTTCTCACCATCGTCGCCCTCCGGCTTGACCGGAGGGCCCATCTCGCCGCTTTCCAAGTCTCGGCAGCATTCCAAGTCTCTGCCGCGTTGTCCCCGCAGCGTTGTGCCGGCCGGGCCATGGGCCGTCCGGTCACGCCGGACGGCGACGGTGGTCTATGTATGGCCTTATGGCGCCACCCCGGCCCTCACCGCCGCTCGAAGGTGCCGAGGCCGTTGTCGTTGAAGAATTCCACCTTCATCCTCCGGTCCGAGAAGGTCACCTGCGACACCGATCCCACAGGCGCCGTCTCCTCGCCCTCGGGGCGGAAGATGAAGTCGTCCCCGCTCCAGTGGTCGAGGGTGAAGACGCGCGGCTTCGGCCCCACGGTAAGGATGAGGCGGCCCTTGTCCTCGCTCACCCGCGCCTCGCCGAAATAGGCATTGGCATAGGTGCCCACATAGGTGGCAAGCGGCTTGGCCGGCGTGGGCCTGGCGGGCGCGCTCTTGCCGGCGAGGGTGCCGAGCGGCGTGTAGAGCGGATCGATGAGCGGGCCGTAGGCCGTGAGCCAGTCCCGCGTCACCGTGCCGAACTGGGCAAGGTCCATGAAGCTCGCGGCCAACGCCTCAGGCACGCCGGTTGGCTGGGCATTGGTGAGCACCACGATGCCCAGCTTCTCGGACGGCAGGAGCACATAGGTTGTGCCGGCGCCGAGGATGAAGGCGCCGGAATGGTCGATCATCACCCGGCCGGCGGGCGACACGTTCACCGCGAAGCCATAGCCGTAGAAGCCGGCGCGGGCATCGGCGGCATAGGCGGGCGAGGAGATCATCTCCGGCCGCATGGCGGGCAGCAGCGCCTTCTCGGGCACGATCTGCCGGCCCTCATAGGTGCCGCCGCCCAGCACGAAGCCGAGCCAGCGGGCCATGTCCCGCACCGACGAACTCACCCCGCCCGCCGGGGACTGGGCCTGCGGATCGCGCTGGAACTTGGCGGCGAAGGTCTTGCTCTCGCCGATCTTGCCCACCCGCACATGGGGCACGGCGCGGTTGGAGCGGGCCATGTAGTCGGAAAAGCGCGAGGAGGTGGAGGCCATGCCGAGCGGCTTGTAGAGCACTTCCTCCGAGAGGGTCTCCCAGTCCTTGCCCGAAGCGGTGGCCACCGCCTCGGCGGCGGCGGTGACGCCGAAATTGGTATAGGCATAGGAGACGCGGAACGGGGCGAGGGGCAGCTTCTTCAGCCGCTCAAGCACCTGCCGGCGGTCGTAGCCGAGGTCTTCCAGTTCGTCGCCGGCATGGTCCGGCAGGCCCGAGCGATGGCTGTAGAGATCGGCGATGGTGACGTGCTCGGACACCCAGTCGTCGTTCAGGGCGAACCAGGGCAAAAGGTCCTCCACCGGGGTGTCCCACTTCACCGTGCCCTTGCCCACCTCGTGGGCTACCACGCTTGAGCCCACCGACTTCGACAGGGAGGCAAGCTGGAACACGGTGTCCGCGTCGATGGCCGCGCTCTCGCCGACCTTGCGCACGCCATAGCCCTTGAGGAACACGGTCTTGCCCTCGTGCACCACGGCCACCGCGAGGCCGGGAATGCCGGAGCGCGTCATGAGGTCCCGCGCGAGGGCGTCGACCTTGCCCACCGCGGTCTCGATCTGCCCTTTGGGGATGGGCACGC belongs to Xanthobacter autotrophicus Py2 and includes:
- a CDS encoding short-chain dehydrogenase/reductase SDR (PFAM: short-chain dehydrogenase/reductase SDR~KEGG: bov:BOV_A0339 putative 3-oxoacyl-(acyl-carrier protein) reductase), with the translated sequence MSLSSSPVVFVTGAGRGIGRAMADAHADAGAAVAYVDFDPALAEEAANAAALRGVKAVGLAADVADYAAVEAAASAAVAALGPVTVLVNNAGISPKGGADGRRAEAPDMDPAEWRRVIDVNLTGAFNCVRALSPGMKALGQGRIINISSVAGRTYCDIVGVHYAASKAALIGFTKHLAGELGPYGITVNAIAPGRIDTPMVRGTATAANEAVRLVTPLRRLGQPEEVAEVCRFLSSDAAAFVTGQVIDVAGGWLMT
- a CDS encoding short-chain dehydrogenase/reductase SDR (PFAM: short-chain dehydrogenase/reductase SDR; KR domain protein~KEGG: bmb:BruAb2_0030 hypothetical 3-oxoacyl-(acyl-carrier-protein) reductase), translating into MFDFRNRTLLLTGANGGISRAIAQTFFALGANCVLTDLDEAGIAAFALELDPTGARAVGIRQDAADPADADRALALVKERFGALDVLVTSAGLYRDRKVAEMTDAHWRTGIAVNLDGVFYTCRAAIPHFSESAAIVNVASMAGHRGSVGHADYAAAKGAVLNFSRTLAMELAPRVRVNSVSPGLIDTPMVRGLMDANGAALIAGTPAKRLGTPQEVARVVAFLASDWASFVTGETVHVNGGLYIAS
- a CDS encoding beta-lactamase (PFAM: beta-lactamase~KEGG: nwi:Nwi_0653 beta-lactamase) is translated as MAHRRFPRTGRHAGLSCTALALLLLASPALAQTQIDASRPPPQTSGVPIPKGQIETAVGKVDALARDLMTRSGIPGLAVAVVHEGKTVFLKGYGVRKVGESAAIDADTVFQLASLSKSVGSSVVAHEVGKGTVKWDTPVEDLLPWFALNDDWVSEHVTIADLYSHRSGLPDHAGDELEDLGYDRRQVLERLKKLPLAPFRVSYAYTNFGVTAAAEAVATASGKDWETLSEEVLYKPLGMASTSSRFSDYMARSNRAVPHVRVGKIGESKTFAAKFQRDPQAQSPAGGVSSSVRDMARWLGFVLGGGTYEGRQIVPEKALLPAMRPEMISSPAYAADARAGFYGYGFAVNVSPAGRVMIDHSGAFILGAGTTYVLLPSEKLGIVVLTNAQPTGVPEALAASFMDLAQFGTVTRDWLTAYGPLIDPLYTPLGTLAGKSAPARPTPAKPLATYVGTYANAYFGEARVSEDKGRLILTVGPKPRVFTLDHWSGDDFIFRPEGEETAPVGSVSQVTFSDRRMKVEFFNDNGLGTFERR
- a CDS encoding GntR domain protein (PFAM: regulatory protein GntR HTH; GntR domain protein~KEGG: reh:H16_A1563 transcriptional regulator, GntR-family), with product MAQPRDIIGRAPSLAETLAHRLREEIASGRLQPGERLPTEHQMAETYGVSRPIVREAVGRLKHDGLVTTRQGAGAFVAEPGAASTFRLDIADFSDKVEMRAIVELLMAVEATATAHAAVRRSEADLARIGEQLDAMQEAVDRGEPGVDEDMAFHRAIVEATGNPYFRDLSQFLDHRVRHFIRTARANSARLGGLPQAVQREHEAIFAAIEKKDPVAARAAAEEHLRNAAARLAVYLGP